The Candidatus Zixiibacteriota bacterium DNA window TGGGAACATGGGGGCTGGGGCCGGGATTGATAGAAAGCTACGGGGTAGAGATCGACCTGCTCAAGTTCGGACTGTATACATCAGACTGCCGAACCATGTATCTTAATGATGACAGGTTTTATTTTGGCGGCAGAACCAACTTTCGAGGTGAAAATGCGCTTACTATCTGGAATCGTGCAGATAACAGCTGGAAATATATTGAAGCCCGCTATGACAACAGTTTTATTTCTGACCAGGTCAACGCAATTACCAGTGTCGACGACAATATCTTTATGGCGACAGATTTTGGCCTGGTAAGTATGAGCCCGGATGGTACAGTCCGTAAATCCTACGGTTCCCCGGGATATTTTCAGACTGACCTGCTTTTGTCTTTGGAGCATCATGGCAAATACCTTTTTACGGGATCCGATAAGGGAATGTATTACCTCGACCTGGAGGGCGATTCAGTCGAATATATGGGCGGTCAGTTGATGGCTAACGCCGCGGTTTTAGATATCGAATATTACAAAAACGACCTCTGGCTGGGGACAGATGTCGGAGCTGTGCGCTATGATTTCAAGACTTCGCGCTTTTATCGCTACGGCTCGACCGGAGGGGTGTTGCTCGGATTTATGATTGATATAGAAGCCGACCCATCAGAGGGACTTTGGTTTGCCGGGGAGCATCACCTGGTCTGGATGGATGACAGCTTTAACGAGCGGGAAAGGTTCAGTATCGATGCCGATCTGGATGGGTTTTCGCCCAATAAGCTGGCAGTGGGTGAACGCTTTTTATGGGTCGCCACTGATTACGGGATGTATCGCTATGATCGTCTCAAGCATTACTGGAAGCATTACCTTGAAGACGACGGTATCATCGACAACAGGGTTTACGACCTGTTACTTGACGGTGATTATCTCTGGATCGCTACGGCCGGCGGTGTAACCCGTTTCTACTGGAACAACCCGATGCGTTCCAAGGATTATTGACCGCGTAAATGTTGATAATTGACATAGGGGCTGAATTAGTGTAACATTCACCTGCGGGGACTGTGAATGGTGGAAATTATTACAAGAAATCTGACGCTTAAAATCGTCGCTTTAGTTTTAGCGGGATTGTTCTGGTTTCATGTCGTCACCGAAAAGGAGTATAACCACGAATTCGAGGTGCCGTTTGTGTTCCAGGGAATCTCGGATGGTTTGATTTTGACCACACCTCCGCCTGAGCGAATCCATGTTCGCCTTTCGGGAACAGGGAAGGAATTACTCGGCTATATCTTCAAAAAACCGGCCCTGATATACCAGACCGCTATCGATGAACGGGGTATTTACCCGGTTGAGCTGACTTCGGAGGATCTCTATTTCGATGACAATATTCAAGCCGAAGTTGTCGATGTGATCGAACCCCGCGAGCTCAAGTTCCGAATAGAGAATGTGCGCGAGAAAGTCGTGGATGTGATACCGAAAGTCGATATCACGCCGGCTCTCGGATATGTCAAACTGGGCGAACTCGAGGTGCAACCGGACACGGTCAAGGTCAGCGGTCCTCAGAGGGTGGTGCGGTATCTCAGATCGGTCTCCACACGCGAACTTAAATTCGATGATGTCAAAAAAAATATCGACGAGAATATTCGTCTTGAGGTTGCCGACACGCTGTTTATAACTCCGGAAAGCACGACCGTAAATATATTTCAGAGGATCGTGCCGATAGTCGAAAAACGGTTCGGTCCCCTGGCAATCGAAACCTATAATACAAAGTTGTTCGATTCAACACTGATATATCCGGATTCGATCTACCTGCAGATAGAAGGCCCCCGTGGATTGATTGACAGCCTTGAAATCAACAACTTCTCGGCTATTATTAACTTCCGCGGGCTCGAAGCCGGCAGTACACTGGTTATGCCGGATGTGGTCGTGCCGGATGGTTACAAGCTTATCGAAACCGATCCCAACTCAGTTATCGTCAAAGCCTACAAAAGTGAAAATACTGGGAATTGAAACATCCTGCGACGAGACCTCGGTAGCTGTCGTTGAGGACACCCGGCGGATTTTAGTCAACCATATCTACTCTCAGGTAGATCATGAAAAATATGGTGGTATCGTACCCGAGATAGCATCCCGTCAACAGTTGAAGAAACTGCCACCGCTGTATGATTCAGCCCTGCTTGAAGCCGGGATAGACCTTGGGGATGTCGACGGAATTGCTGTCACGATGGGTCCCGGGCTGGTGGGGTCGCTTCTGGTCGGTGTCAATTTTGCCAAAGGACTGTCATGGGCATCCGGTCTTCCACTGGTGGGAATCAATCATATCGAAGGCCATATCTTTTCCAACCTGCTTGAACATGATGACCTCGTGCCGCCTTTTATTGCGCTGGTGGTTTCAGGTGGTCATACGATGCTGTTTTACATACGGGAACTGCTCGAGTACGAACTACTGGGGCAGACGCGTGATGACGCCGCCGGTGAGGCTTATGACAAGGTCGCCAAGTTACTCGGGCTCGGTTATCCGGGAGGGAAGGTTATCGATGATCTGGCCGGAAAAGGTGATCCCGGTTTTTACAAGTTTCCACGTGCTTTTATCAAAGATAATTCCTTCGAATTCTCTTTTTCCGGGCTGAAGACCGCTGTGCTTCTGTACCTCCGTGAAAAGGGGGAATCATATGTGCGTACAAATCTTGAGCATATCTGTGCATCTTTCCAGGAGGCCGTTGTCGATGTACTGGTTGCAAAGGCAATGCTGGCGCTGGACAGTTACGATTGCCCTAAAATTGCCCTGGCGGGCGGAGTGGCGGCCAATTCCCGC harbors:
- the tsaD gene encoding tRNA (adenosine(37)-N6)-threonylcarbamoyltransferase complex transferase subunit TsaD; its protein translation is MVTSLSKPIPTQLSSKPTKVKILGIETSCDETSVAVVEDTRRILVNHIYSQVDHEKYGGIVPEIASRQQLKKLPPLYDSALLEAGIDLGDVDGIAVTMGPGLVGSLLVGVNFAKGLSWASGLPLVGINHIEGHIFSNLLEHDDLVPPFIALVVSGGHTMLFYIRELLEYELLGQTRDDAAGEAYDKVAKLLGLGYPGGKVIDDLAGKGDPGFYKFPRAFIKDNSFEFSFSGLKTAVLLYLREKGESYVRTNLEHICASFQEAVVDVLVAKAMLALDSYDCPKIALAGGVAANSRLREKLKQEVEEAGAELYYPSLPLCTDNAAMIAAAGCKRLERGHKSDLDLNAFPYLPLAE